Proteins from one Bacteroidales bacterium genomic window:
- a CDS encoding DEAD/DEAH box helicase family protein, with translation MNKKRLSERDICTKFITPAIEKAGWDKQTQFLEEVSFTDGKIYVRGKLTARGARKRADYILYYKPNIPIAIIEAKDNKHSVRAGIQQALDYAKILDIPCVFSSNGDGFLFHDRTATDGNIETELDLNGFPSPEQLWEKYKTYKEIQTPEAEKIIAQDYYFDGSGRKPRYYQQIAINRTVEAIANGQNRILLVMATGTGKTYTAFQVIHRLWKSKTKKRILFLADRNALINQTRLGDFKHFRDKMTVVKHRMIDKSYEIYLALYQGLSGADENANAYKLFSREFFDLIVIDECHRGSAKEDSAWHEILTYFNKATHIGLTATPKETTETSNIEYFGDPIYTYSLKQGIDDGFLAPYRVIRVSLNVDAEGWRPEQGKLDKDGQLVEDRIYNRKDFDKNLVIEERTKSVAKKLTEFLKGYDRYAKTIVFCTDIDHAERMRSDLSKLNPDIVADNYKYIMQITGDNEEGKRELDNFTNPEERYPVIATTSELMTTGIDAQTCKVIVLDANIKSMTKFKQIIGRGTRINEDFDKLYFTILDFRNATDLFADKDFDGEPIRVKPVSEETDLSDIINEEENDNSPIIDEESGEEIEMENPEIRNPEQEDTLEIKEPRRKVYVNGVDVSVLISRELYFDQHGKPITISLKDHTREIVKGQYASLDDFLNRWNNTVKKEVIIKELEEQGVLIEALRNAVKKEVDIFDLVCHVAFDQPPLTRKERANNVKKRDYFTKYGNEARKVLESLLDKYADEGVTNIESMDILKVKPLTDFGSPMEIIEKFGSKANYIEAVKELEYELYKIA, from the coding sequence ATAAATAAAAAAAGGTTATCGGAACGAGATATATGCACCAAGTTTATCACTCCTGCTATTGAAAAAGCTGGTTGGGATAAACAAACCCAATTTTTAGAAGAAGTAAGCTTTACTGATGGAAAAATCTACGTGAGAGGGAAACTAACAGCGAGAGGGGCAAGAAAAAGAGCAGACTACATACTTTATTATAAACCGAACATACCTATCGCAATTATTGAGGCAAAAGATAATAAACATTCTGTAAGAGCCGGAATTCAACAGGCATTAGATTATGCAAAAATCCTTGATATTCCTTGTGTTTTCAGTAGCAATGGTGATGGTTTTTTATTTCATGATAGAACTGCTACAGATGGAAACATTGAAACTGAACTGGATTTAAATGGCTTTCCATCACCCGAACAACTTTGGGAGAAATACAAAACATACAAGGAAATTCAAACTCCTGAAGCCGAAAAAATAATTGCACAAGATTACTATTTTGACGGGAGTGGCAGAAAACCCAGATACTATCAGCAAATAGCAATAAACAGAACTGTTGAAGCTATTGCAAATGGACAAAACAGAATTCTTTTGGTTATGGCAACCGGAACAGGAAAAACTTATACTGCTTTTCAGGTTATTCATAGATTATGGAAATCGAAAACTAAAAAAAGAATTTTGTTCCTTGCAGACAGAAATGCTTTAATTAACCAAACCCGTCTCGGAGATTTTAAACATTTCAGGGATAAAATGACTGTTGTAAAACACAGAATGATTGACAAGAGTTATGAAATCTATCTTGCTTTATATCAGGGATTATCAGGTGCAGACGAGAATGCAAATGCTTATAAATTATTTTCGAGAGAATTTTTTGATTTAATTGTAATTGATGAGTGCCACAGAGGAAGTGCTAAGGAAGATAGTGCATGGCATGAAATTTTAACATATTTCAATAAAGCTACTCATATTGGTTTAACTGCCACTCCAAAGGAAACAACAGAAACAAGTAATATTGAATATTTTGGTGATCCTATTTATACATATTCATTAAAACAAGGTATTGATGATGGCTTTTTGGCTCCATATCGTGTTATACGTGTTAGCTTAAATGTAGATGCTGAAGGGTGGAGACCGGAGCAAGGGAAACTAGATAAAGACGGACAGTTAGTTGAAGATAGAATTTATAATCGTAAAGATTTCGATAAAAATCTTGTTATTGAGGAAAGAACTAAAAGTGTGGCAAAAAAACTTACGGAATTTCTGAAAGGATATGACAGGTATGCAAAAACAATTGTATTCTGTACAGATATTGATCATGCTGAGCGAATGAGGTCTGACTTATCAAAACTGAATCCTGATATTGTGGCTGATAATTACAAATATATTATGCAGATTACAGGAGATAACGAAGAAGGCAAACGGGAACTTGATAATTTTACAAATCCTGAAGAAAGGTATCCTGTTATTGCAACAACATCTGAATTAATGACTACCGGAATTGATGCTCAGACATGCAAAGTAATCGTACTTGATGCAAATATTAAGTCAATGACAAAATTCAAGCAGATAATAGGAAGAGGCACTCGTATTAATGAAGATTTTGACAAATTGTATTTTACAATTCTGGATTTTAGGAATGCTACAGACCTTTTTGCTGATAAAGATTTTGATGGAGAGCCAATAAGAGTTAAACCGGTATCTGAAGAAACAGATTTATCAGATATTATTAATGAAGAAGAAAATGATAATTCTCCAATAATTGATGAAGAATCGGGAGAAGAAATTGAAATGGAAAATCCTGAAATTAGAAATCCTGAACAGGAAGATACTTTGGAAATAAAAGAACCAAGACGTAAAGTTTATGTAAATGGCGTTGATGTTTCGGTTTTAATTAGCAGGGAATTGTATTTCGACCAACACGGAAAGCCAATAACAATTAGCCTAAAAGACCATACAAGAGAAATTGTTAAGGGGCAATATGCTTCATTGGATGACTTTCTGAATAGATGGAATAATACAGTAAAAAAAGAAGTTATTATAAAAGAACTTGAAGAACAAGGAGTATTAATTGAAGCTTTGCGTAATGCAGTAAAAAAAGAAGTTGACATATTTGATTTGGTTTGTCATGTGGCTTTTGACCAACCACCACTTACCCGAAAAGAACGTGCAAATAATGTTAAAAAACGAGATTATTTTACAAAATATGGTAATGAAGCTCGCAAAGTATTAGAAAGTTTGCTTGATAAATATGCTGACGAAGGTGTTACTAATATTGAAAGTATGGATATTTTAAAAGTTAAACCGCTGACAGATTTTGGTTCACCAATGGAGATTATTGAAAAATTTGGAAGTAAAGCCAATTATATAGAAGCTGTAAAAGAATTAGAATATGAATTATATAAAATTGCTTAA
- a CDS encoding DUF262 domain-containing protein — translation MSLEIRQVLDKIDAKHLFVPAFQREYVWKRKDVKDLIYSLINNYPTGTMLTWETTEPPELKGEYQYKDNQGAVKLILDGQQRITSLYMLIRGEIPPYYKPEDIKHDIMPLFVNVENLELEYYKKNAMQNNPLWVKVSDLFQRKTRAKDIIRKLEDKNDGIRLLRKRENLIEDNIQKIERIPDRIFVEQTVPVHATIKEAIDIFYIVNASGVNLTDAELALAQISGYWPEARERLKEKLIELDKHGWVFNLDFMIYVLLGIMHNMGSKMEKLHTSDNYPKVKEVWEVLEKDKLDYVFNIMKTQAFIDHSKEINSVYALVPIIVYAYNKGKEKLTSSEIKKAIKWFYYSQIRQRYISQLPQKLDKDIKIVVNEKNPFDKLITVIEAERKLEITKDEFVGVGVNHPLWGLMKWYFKSKNAICLSTGISIRKNMGKKYELEYDHIFPYSVLKNNGYDINNRINYSLAQEITNRAVLTSVANRTKSNQLAEDYLLEVKNNFPESLKLQCIPEEKYLWKLNNYEKFLNERREILTNELNYFLNNITETSNEQVDVDLHEMILAGENHHVEFKTTLRFDLKQNNVNKKLEEVILKTISAFSNGQGGTLIMGVNDDMEIIGLENDYNSLKDGNKDGFELHLRNLVNKSFGVDFAAENLKVSFPIIEEKEICVIEIKAGKVPLYTTMTDKFGIKSEKFYVRSGNSSPPMEISAVARYVRSRFDVFK, via the coding sequence ATGAGTTTAGAAATAAGACAAGTTTTAGATAAAATTGACGCCAAGCATCTTTTTGTACCAGCTTTTCAAAGAGAATATGTTTGGAAAAGAAAAGACGTAAAAGATTTAATTTACTCTTTGATAAATAATTATCCAACAGGAACCATGCTTACTTGGGAAACAACAGAGCCTCCGGAATTAAAAGGGGAATATCAATACAAAGATAATCAGGGTGCTGTTAAACTAATATTAGATGGACAACAAAGAATTACTTCACTTTATATGCTTATTAGAGGAGAAATACCCCCATACTATAAACCAGAAGATATTAAGCATGATATAATGCCTTTGTTTGTAAATGTTGAAAATTTAGAGTTGGAATATTACAAAAAGAATGCTATGCAAAACAATCCACTTTGGGTTAAAGTATCAGATTTATTCCAAAGAAAGACCCGCGCTAAAGATATAATAAGAAAATTGGAGGATAAAAATGATGGGATAAGACTTCTTAGAAAAAGAGAGAATTTAATAGAAGATAATATTCAAAAAATTGAAAGAATTCCTGATAGAATTTTTGTTGAACAAACCGTCCCAGTGCATGCAACAATAAAAGAAGCAATAGATATTTTTTACATAGTGAATGCAAGTGGTGTAAACCTTACAGATGCTGAACTAGCTTTAGCACAAATTTCAGGATATTGGCCAGAAGCTAGAGAAAGGTTAAAGGAAAAATTGATTGAATTAGACAAACATGGCTGGGTATTTAATCTTGATTTTATGATATATGTATTACTTGGAATAATGCATAATATGGGATCAAAAATGGAAAAACTTCATACATCAGATAATTATCCAAAAGTGAAAGAAGTATGGGAAGTGCTAGAAAAAGATAAGCTTGATTATGTTTTTAATATAATGAAAACACAGGCATTTATTGATCATTCGAAAGAAATTAATTCTGTGTATGCATTAGTGCCAATTATTGTTTATGCTTATAATAAAGGAAAAGAGAAATTAACATCTTCTGAAATTAAAAAGGCGATAAAATGGTTTTATTACTCGCAGATAAGACAAAGATATATTAGTCAGTTGCCTCAAAAACTAGATAAGGACATAAAAATTGTTGTTAATGAAAAAAATCCGTTCGATAAGTTAATAACAGTTATTGAAGCTGAAAGAAAATTAGAAATTACTAAAGACGAATTTGTAGGGGTTGGCGTAAATCATCCGTTGTGGGGATTAATGAAGTGGTATTTTAAAAGTAAAAATGCAATATGTTTAAGTACAGGTATTTCTATCAGAAAAAACATGGGGAAAAAATACGAACTTGAATATGACCATATTTTTCCTTATTCGGTTCTTAAAAATAATGGTTATGATATAAATAACAGAATTAATTATTCTCTTGCTCAAGAGATTACAAATAGAGCTGTACTAACAAGTGTGGCGAATAGGACTAAATCAAATCAATTAGCTGAAGATTATCTTTTAGAAGTAAAAAACAACTTCCCTGAAAGCTTGAAATTACAATGCATTCCAGAGGAAAAATATTTATGGAAACTTAATAACTATGAAAAATTCTTAAATGAAAGAAGGGAGATTTTGACAAATGAGTTGAATTATTTCTTGAATAATATTACAGAAACAAGCAATGAACAGGTTGATGTTGATTTACATGAAATGATATTAGCAGGTGAGAACCATCATGTTGAATTTAAAACTACTCTGAGATTTGACTTGAAACAAAATAATGTGAATAAAAAACTTGAAGAGGTAATACTTAAAACAATTTCAGCATTTAGTAATGGACAAGGTGGAACTTTAATTATGGGTGTAAATGATGATATGGAAATAATAGGTCTTGAAAATGATTATAATTCATTAAAAGATGGAAACAAAGATGGATTTGAATTGCATTTAAGAAATTTAGTGAATAAATCTTTTGGTGTTGATTTTGCTGCTGAAAATTTAAAAGTTTCATTTCCAATAATAGAAGAAAAAGAAATATGTGTTATTGAAATTAAAGCAGGGAAAGTACCATTATATACAACAATGACTGATAAATTTGGCATTAAATCAGAAAAATTTTATGTTAGAAGTGGCAATTCTTCACCTCCTATGGAAATAAGTGCTGTTGCAAGATATGTTAGGTCAAGATTTGATGTTTTTAAATAA
- a CDS encoding N-6 DNA methylase, translated as MANLKGILDSIRKIMWQDTGLNGDAQRIEQLAWMLFLKIFSDKDIELELLNDNYKSPIPAELHWKEWAGNDEGITGDELLEFVDRKLFPTLRNLNLATSNGRALIVREVFEGNNNYMKSGINIRKVLNKLNELDFNIAKDRHAFGELYETILKELQSAGKSGEFYTPRAITGFITEMINPQLSEKILDPACGTGGYLTAAIEHLKKQANSVEERQSIADNIFGWEYKPLPYLLATTNLILHDMEVPNIKFKDSLDQPLSNFTEKHRVNAILANPPFGGIVANNNESNFPRNYRTKESADLFLILMIHLLKNGGRAGIVLPDGSLTGDGVKQRVRQKLLEDCNLHTIIRLPNSVFQPYATVATNLLFFTKGNATKEIWYYGHRLPEGQKAYSKTKPIQIKEFDPIKKWWNKRKESEICWKVDIQTIKDRNYDLDIKNPNKQEKTIEYSSTELMQMLENSFGKSQDFLNQLKETVR; from the coding sequence ATGGCAAACTTAAAAGGAATATTAGATAGTATCAGAAAAATAATGTGGCAAGACACAGGACTAAATGGTGATGCACAACGAATAGAGCAATTAGCTTGGATGCTCTTTCTGAAAATATTTTCGGACAAAGACATTGAATTGGAATTACTGAATGATAATTATAAAAGCCCTATTCCTGCTGAACTGCATTGGAAAGAATGGGCAGGCAATGATGAAGGAATAACAGGAGATGAATTATTAGAATTTGTGGACAGAAAACTATTCCCGACTTTACGCAATTTGAATTTGGCTACCAGTAATGGCAGAGCTTTAATTGTACGTGAAGTATTTGAAGGCAACAATAACTATATGAAAAGCGGCATCAATATCCGTAAGGTGTTGAATAAACTTAATGAATTAGATTTTAACATCGCTAAAGACCGCCATGCTTTTGGTGAATTGTACGAAACCATTTTAAAAGAATTGCAAAGTGCAGGTAAAAGCGGAGAATTTTACACACCAAGAGCAATTACGGGGTTTATAACAGAAATGATTAATCCGCAATTAAGCGAAAAAATACTTGACCCTGCATGTGGAACAGGAGGATACTTAACAGCAGCAATTGAGCATTTAAAAAAACAAGCAAACAGCGTAGAAGAACGCCAAAGTATTGCAGATAATATTTTTGGTTGGGAGTATAAACCATTGCCTTATTTATTGGCAACTACCAACCTGATTTTGCACGATATGGAAGTGCCAAACATCAAATTTAAGGATTCTCTCGACCAACCATTAAGCAATTTCACTGAAAAACACAGAGTAAATGCCATTTTAGCAAATCCTCCTTTTGGCGGTATTGTAGCAAATAATAACGAAAGTAATTTTCCTCGAAATTATCGTACTAAGGAAAGTGCCGACCTCTTTTTAATACTTATGATACATTTGCTTAAAAATGGCGGACGTGCAGGAATTGTATTGCCTGATGGTTCTTTAACAGGCGATGGTGTAAAACAACGAGTAAGACAAAAACTTTTAGAAGATTGCAATTTGCACACTATAATTCGTTTGCCTAATTCAGTATTTCAGCCTTATGCTACAGTTGCTACTAACTTATTGTTTTTTACTAAAGGCAATGCTACAAAAGAAATTTGGTACTACGGACACCGCCTGCCCGAAGGACAAAAAGCATACAGTAAAACCAAGCCAATTCAGATAAAAGAATTTGACCCAATTAAAAAATGGTGGAACAAACGCAAAGAAAGCGAAATTTGTTGGAAGGTAGATATACAAACTATAAAAGACCGCAACTATGACTTAGATATTAAAAATCCAAACAAACAAGAAAAAACTATTGAATATAGCAGTACAGAATTAATGCAAATGCTCGAAAACTCTTTTGGGAAAAGTCAGGATTTTTTGAACCAATTAAAAGAGACCGTGCGATGA